A stretch of the Panicum virgatum strain AP13 chromosome 9N, P.virgatum_v5, whole genome shotgun sequence genome encodes the following:
- the LOC120690728 gene encoding SUMO-conjugating enzyme SCE1 → MSGGIARGRLAEERKAWRKNHPHGFVAKPETLPDGTVNLMTWHCTIPGKQGTDWEGGYFPLTLHFSEDYPSKPPKCKFPQGFFHPNVYPSGTVCLSILNEDSGWRPAITVKQILVGIQDLLDQPNPADPAQTDGYHLFIQDPTEYKRRIKLQAKQYPALV, encoded by the exons ATGTCGGGGGGAATCGCTCGCGGTCGCCTCGCCGAGGAGCGCAAGGCCTGGCGCAAGAACCACCCGCAT GGTTTCGTGGCGAAGCCGGAGACGCTGCCCGACGGGACGGTGAACCTGATGACCTGGCACTGCACCATCCCCGGCAAGCAAGGG ACTGATTGGGAAGGTGGATACTTCCCTCTTACCCTTCATTTCAGTGAGGATTACCCTAGCAAGCCTCCAAAGTGCAAGTTCCCACAGGGCTTCTTCCACCCAAATGTCTATCCTTCGGGAACAGTCTGCCTTTCTATTCTTAACGAGGATAGC GGTTGGAGACCAGCTATTACTGTCAAGCAGATTCTTGTTGGGATTCAGGACTTGCTTGATCAGCCAAATCCTGCTGATCCTGCACAGACTGATGGTTATCATCTTTTTATCCAG GATCCAACAGAATATAAGAGGCGCATTAAGCTGCAGGCTAAGCAGTATCCCGCATTGGTCTGA
- the LOC120692676 gene encoding homeobox protein knotted-1-like 3, whose translation MQGGGDQGGSLGMDVGFAGGAQCSSSSATAAAAAAAAAEAEERQLLKGEIAVHPLCEQLVTAHVGCLRVATPIDHLPLIDAQLAQSSGLLHSYAAHHRPFLSPHDKHDLDSFLAQYLMLLCSFREQLQQHVRVHAVEAVMACREIEQSLQDLTGAMLEEGSGATMSEDEDEPPMLEGALDMGSDGHDMMGFGPLLPTDSERSLMERVRQELKIELKQGFKSRIEDVREEILRKRRAGKLPGDTTSILKQWWQQHSKWPYPTEDDKAKLVEETGLQLKQINNWFINQRKRNWHNSQTSTLKSKHKR comes from the exons ATGCAGGGCGGTGGTGATCAAGGAGGGAGCCTGGGCATGGACGTGGGCTTCGCCGGCGGAGCCCAGTGCTCGTCgtcctcggcgacggcggcggcggccgccgcagccgcggcggaggcggaggagcggcaGCTGCTCAAGGGGGAGATCGCGGTGCACCCGCTGTGCGAGCAGCTGGTGACGGCGCACGTGGGGTGCCTGCGCGTGGCGACGCCCATCGACCACCTCCCCCTCATCGACGCGCAGCTGGCGCAGTCCAGCGGCCTCCTCCACTCCTACGCCGCCCACCACCGCCCCTTCCTCTCTCCGCACGACAAGCACGACCTCGACTCCTTCCTC GCGCAGTACCTGATGCTGCTGTGCTCGTTCCGGGAGCAACTGCAGCAGCACGTCCGGGTGCACGCCGTGGAGGCCGTCATGGCGTGCCGCGAGATCGAGCAGTCACTGCAGGACCTGACCG GCGCGATGCTAGAGGAAGGCTCAGGGGCGACCATGTCGGAGGATGAGGACGAACCACCGATGCTGGAGGGGGCACTGGACATGGGCTCGGATGGGCACGACATGATGGGCTTCGGCCCGCTCCTGCCCACCGACTCCGAGCGCTCCCTCATGGAGAGGGTCAGGCAGGAGCTCAAGATCGAGCTCAAGCAG GGTTTCAAGTCAAGAATAGAGGATGTGAGGGAAGAAATCCTTCGGAAAAGGAGGGCCGGGAAGCTGCCTGGGGACACCACCAGCATCCTCAAGCAATGGTGGCAGCAGCACTCCAAGTGGCCATACCCCACG GAAGACGATAAGGCGAAGCTTGTTGAAGAGACTGGCCTGCAGCTGAAACAAATCAACAACTGGTTCATCAACCAGAGGAAGAGGAATTGGCACAACTCCCAGACGTCAACCCTCAAATCAAAGCATAAAAG GTGA
- the LOC120688210 gene encoding uncharacterized protein LOC120688210 isoform X2 — protein MKVPPAQPKSLLLCCSNSESSGSLPKPLGATVKRGEKEATGFPPSAAGGGGGLLRLRRPSWRREVEKTVDLSLAGSLGPRYLGLVSWRRRRAGWPALQRNKSLHPVSRRGGASSGAFVRAVRGSSSRFVSYDLCWACTGVFLRLVVLWVFRCYGGGSLERCLLFFVSGRVCRRATACFVVCWEVDSFFLSVVVRRRGRIQVQPSVGCVPGRWAFKVQFFSSPGVRFYCGFSKSFRAMALGLIQWRHHQSSASLGACGKDGRWRRRVFVVFMEDLLLFLYPLLSCVLVVRHGLMARAPLEKATRGWSLSGLAARFLRYTRV, from the exons ATGAAAGTGCCACCTGCTCAACCCAAATCATTACTACTTTGCTGTAGTAACTCTGAATCCTCAGGATCTCTCCCGAAGCCTCTCGGCGCTACAGTGAAGAGGGGCGAAAAAGAGGCGACCGGCTTTCCTCCGTCTGCCGCTGGCGGGGGCGGCGGTCTTCTTCGCCTCCGACGGCCGTCTTGGCGTCGGGAGGTGGAGAAGACCGTGGATCTCTCGCTGGCGGGTAGTTTAGGTCCTAGGTATCTAGGTTTGGTGtcctggcgacggcggcgagcgggatGGCCGGCGTTGCAGCGGAATAAGTCCCTCCACCCTGTTTCCCGTCGCGGCGGTGCGAGCTCCGGCGCCTTCGTGAGGGCTGTGAGGGGAAGCTCTTCCAGGTTCGTTTCCTACGACCTGTGCTGGGCTTGTACAGGAGTCTTCTTGAGGTTGGTGGTGCTCTGGGTTTTTCGTTGCTACGGTGGCGGCAGTCTGGAGCGCTGCCTCCTCTTCTTCGTGTCCGGCAGAGTGTGCAGAAGGGCGACGGCTTGTTTTGTGGTCTGCTGGGAAGTGGATTCGTTCTTCTTGTCTGTCGTCGTTCGACGGCGTGGGCGGATCCAGGTTCAACCGAGCGTGGGGTGTGTCCCCGGCCGATGGGCGTTCAAGGTTCAGTTCTTCTCGTCTCCAGGGGTGAGATTCTACTGCGGCTTCTCTAAAAGCTTTCGGGCGATGGCGCTTGGCTTGATCCAGTGGAGGCACCACCAGTCTTCAGCTTCCCTTGGAGCCTGCGGCAAAGATGGAAGATGGAGGCGACGGGTGTTCGTGGTGTTCATGGAGGATCTGTTGCTCTTTCTGTATCCTTTGCTTTCGTGTGTACTCGTCGTT CGTCACGGTCTGATGGCACGGGCTCCCCTTGAAAAGGCAACACGGGGATGGAGTTTATCTGGGTTAGCTGCTAGGTTTCTCAGGTACACTCGTGTCTGA
- the LOC120688209 gene encoding protein FIZZY-RELATED 2-like — MDHHHHFTPPPPSPMENTAAGASSKPPTPASTPNSRLASGAPSSRHSATPSHASATASAPTPASRTVYSDRFIPSRTGSNLALFDLAPSPSPSHDAAASGPASSSGSVPATSPYCALLRAALFGPDTPDRVASSATACSSSSSAGASAVGTPATGNIFRFKAEVPRNAKRALFSGEDEEDALFPGIFTTRGAGPRKIPRSPYKVLDAPALQDDFYLNLVDWSSHNVLAVGLGNCVYLWNACSSKVTKLCDLGVDDNVCSVGWAQRGTHLAVGTNQGKVQIWDATRCKRIRTMESHRLRVGALAWSSSLLSSGSRDKSILHHDIRAQEDYVSKLTGHKSEVCGLKWSYDNRQLASGGNDNRLFVWNPHSVQPVLKYTEHTAAVKAIAWSPHLHGLLASGGGTADRCIRFWNTTTNTHLSCVDTGSQVCNLVWSKNVNELVSTHGYSQNQIIVWRYPTMSKLATLTGHTYRVLFLAISPDGQTIVTGAGDETLRFWNVFPSPKSQSSDSLNCIGGTSFVRSYIR; from the exons AtggaccaccaccaccacttcacgccgccgccgccgtcgccgatggagaacacggcggcgggggcgtcCTCCaagccgccgacgccggcgtccACGCCCAACTCAAGGCTCGCCTCGGGCGCGCCCTCCTCCCGGCACTCCGCCACGCCGTCgcacgcctccgccaccgcgtccGCGCCCACGCCGGCCTCGCGGACCGTCTACAGCGACCGCTTCATCCCCAGCCGCACCGGATCCAACCTCGCGCTCTTCGACCTAgccccctcgccctcgccctcccaCGACGCCGCGGCCAGCGGCCCGGCCTCCTCGTCCGGATCTGTTCCAGCCACGTCGCCGTACTGCgcgctcctccgcgccgcgctcTTCGGCCCCGACACGCCGGACCGGGTCGCGTCCTCGGCCACcgcgtgctcctcctcctcgtccgcggGGGCGTCGGCGGTGGGCACCCCCGCCACGGGGAATATCTTCAGATTCAAGGCGGAGGTGCCCCGGAACGCCAAGAGGGCGctattttccggcgaggacgaggaggacgcgCTGTTTCCCGGCATTTTCACCACGAGGGGCGCCGGGCCAAGGAAGATCCCAAGGTCGCCCTACAAG GTGCTAGATGCGCCCGCCCTGCAAGACGACTTCTACCTCAACCTCGTCGATTGGTCTTCACATAATGTCCTTGCTGTCGGGTTGGGCAATTGCGTTTACTTGTGGAATGCATGCAGTAGCAAG GTCACCAAGCTATGTGATTTGGGGGTGGATGACAATGTTTGCTCTGTGGGGTGGGCACAGCGTGGCACTCACCTTGCTGTTGGGACAAATCAAGGCAAAGTTCAG ATATGGGATGCAACTCGCTGTAAAAGAATAAGAACGATGGAAAGCCATCGCCTGCGTGTAGGTGCTCTTGCATGGAGTTCTTCATTGCTTTCTTCTGGAAGTCGCGACAAGAGCATCCTCCACCATGACATCCGTGCTCAAGAAGATTATGTTAGCAAGCTTACCGGGCATAAATCTGAG GTTTGTGGGCTCAAGTGGTCATATGACAATCGTCAGCTTGCATCTGGTGGCAATGACAACAGA CTTTTTGTTTGGAATCCACATTCAGTACAACCAGTACTGAAATATACGGAGCACACGGCAGCTGTCAAAGCTATTGCCTGGTCACCTCATCTCCATGGTCTGCTTGCATCTGGTGGAGGAACCGCAGATAGATGCATACGATTTTGGAATACGACCACAAATACACACTTGAGCTGTGTGGACACCGGCAGTCAG GTCTGCAATCTTGTGTGGTCAAAGAACGTAAATGAGCTTGTTAGTACCCACGGATACTCTCAAAACCAAATAATTGTTTGGAGATATCCAACAATGTCTAAG CTTGCCACTTTGACAGGCCATACATACAGAGTGTTGTTTCTAGCTATTTCCCCTGATGGACAG ACCATAGTTACTGGTGCTGGTGATGAAACACTCCGGTTTTGGAACGTGTTCCCCTCTCCGAAGTCCCAG AGTTCTGACAGTTTAAATTGCATTGGAGGAACATCATTTGTTAGAAGCTACATCCGGTGA
- the LOC120688210 gene encoding uncharacterized protein LOC120688210 isoform X1, with translation MKVPPAQPKSLLLCCSNSESSGSLPKPLGATVKRGEKEATGFPPSAAGGGGGLLRLRRPSWRREVEKTVDLSLAGSLGPRYLGLVSWRRRRAGWPALQRNKSLHPVSRRGGASSGAFVRAVRGSSSRFVSYDLCWACTGVFLRLVVLWVFRCYGGGSLERCLLFFVSGRVCRRATACFVVCWEVDSFFLSVVVRRRGRIQVQPSVGCVPGRWAFKVQFFSSPGVRFYCGFSKSFRAMALGLIQWRHHQSSASLGACGKDGRWRRRVFVVFMEDLLLFLYPLLSCVLVVRHGLMARAPLEKATRGWSLSGLAARFLSDGAGPNWTIRKTPGASLSSPTAYFQTTGNRSNELVLACD, from the exons ATGAAAGTGCCACCTGCTCAACCCAAATCATTACTACTTTGCTGTAGTAACTCTGAATCCTCAGGATCTCTCCCGAAGCCTCTCGGCGCTACAGTGAAGAGGGGCGAAAAAGAGGCGACCGGCTTTCCTCCGTCTGCCGCTGGCGGGGGCGGCGGTCTTCTTCGCCTCCGACGGCCGTCTTGGCGTCGGGAGGTGGAGAAGACCGTGGATCTCTCGCTGGCGGGTAGTTTAGGTCCTAGGTATCTAGGTTTGGTGtcctggcgacggcggcgagcgggatGGCCGGCGTTGCAGCGGAATAAGTCCCTCCACCCTGTTTCCCGTCGCGGCGGTGCGAGCTCCGGCGCCTTCGTGAGGGCTGTGAGGGGAAGCTCTTCCAGGTTCGTTTCCTACGACCTGTGCTGGGCTTGTACAGGAGTCTTCTTGAGGTTGGTGGTGCTCTGGGTTTTTCGTTGCTACGGTGGCGGCAGTCTGGAGCGCTGCCTCCTCTTCTTCGTGTCCGGCAGAGTGTGCAGAAGGGCGACGGCTTGTTTTGTGGTCTGCTGGGAAGTGGATTCGTTCTTCTTGTCTGTCGTCGTTCGACGGCGTGGGCGGATCCAGGTTCAACCGAGCGTGGGGTGTGTCCCCGGCCGATGGGCGTTCAAGGTTCAGTTCTTCTCGTCTCCAGGGGTGAGATTCTACTGCGGCTTCTCTAAAAGCTTTCGGGCGATGGCGCTTGGCTTGATCCAGTGGAGGCACCACCAGTCTTCAGCTTCCCTTGGAGCCTGCGGCAAAGATGGAAGATGGAGGCGACGGGTGTTCGTGGTGTTCATGGAGGATCTGTTGCTCTTTCTGTATCCTTTGCTTTCGTGTGTACTCGTCGTT CGTCACGGTCTGATGGCACGGGCTCCCCTTGAAAAGGCAACACGGGGATGGAGTTTATCTGGGTTAGCTGCTAGGTTTCTCAG CGATGGCGCCGGGCCGAATTGGACCATCAGGAAAACTCCTGGAGCAAGCCTTTCATCACCAACCGCCTACTTTCAGACGACGGGGAATCGGTCGAACGAACTGGTGTTAGCATGTGACTGA
- the LOC120692372 gene encoding nucleolin 2-like, protein MAAEDQAPRTEPRPDKAKKRKKAKKDKWGQPLSAAAAEVEPSVEQAQDPPAEGVAPAGGAEAAAAVEGYEPRKVVASGLPYTTTEADIRKLFEFYGPLGSVQLSRFPDSGNFRGLAFVCFESDEDAVKSLELDGFKIGNRYMRVERCRVTASSNKKRKTEFQTDPEKSLGCLSAYVGNLSWNLTEKDLRDFFKSSKIASIRFAIDKRTGGSRGFCHVDFQDDESLEKAVAMNQSELQGRPVKVAYSVSNRG, encoded by the exons ATGGCGGCGGAGGACCAGGCTCCTCGTACTGAGCCACGCCCTGACAAGgctaagaagaggaagaaggccaAGAAGGACAAATGGGGCCAGCctctctccgccgccgcggcggaggtaGAGCCGTCGGTAGAGCAGGCGCAAGATCCACCGGCGGAGGGCGTCGCGCCGGCGGGAggtgcggaggcggcggcagcggtggagGGCTATGAGCCCAGAAAGGTGGTGGCGAGCGGCTTGCCGTACACGACCACCGAGGCGGACATCCGGAAGCTGTTCGAGTTCTACGGCCCCCTCGGGTCGGTGCAGCTCTCTCGCTTCCCGGACTCCGGCAACTTCCGCGGCCTCGCCTTCGTCTGCTTCGAG TCAGATGAAGATGCAGTGAAGTCTCTTGAGCTTGATGGATTCAAAAT TGGTAACAGATATATGAGGGTTGAAAGATGCAGAGTTACTGCTAGCTCAAATAAGAAAAGGAAGACAGAGTTCCAAACTGACCCTGAAAAGTCTCTGGGTTGTCTATCCGCATATGTCGGCAATCTCTCATGGAACCTTACAGAAAAGGACTTGCGAGATTTCTTCAAATCATCGAAGATCGCCTCGATAAGATTTGCCATCGATAAAAGAACTGGAGGTTCTCGTGGCTTCTGTCATGTTGATTTTCAAGATGACGAGTCGCTTGAGAAAGCTGTAGCGATGAATCAGTCTGAACTGCAAGGCAGACCCGTCAAAGTTGCATATTCAGTCAGTAACAGGGGCTGA